The genomic window CCCTTAATGCTGAATGCACCTGTGTGGTCGACACTGTGTCAGCAGGCTGAGATGCCACGCGTAATGGATTAGCAGAGGAAGACCCTCAGTTGACCAGGCTGTGTTGGCAGAGGTCAGTTGCAAATAGTGAAGCAATGGGAAGTAGGGATGTGGATAAACTGACCTCCAGACACACAGCTACAATAAAAGCCACTAAAATCCCTCATACTGAAAAGTATTTATTTCTGCTATTATCCCTTTGGAGAGCCTTCACTTAGATCTATGCCAGTTTGAAAGAATTGGCTCATGTTGTCTACTATTCATCAGACTTACAGAGCAGTCATTTGAGTTTAGCAGAATATGACCACTTATTTCAGATAAAGTTGCCAATATTAAACTGTAGGTGGTGCATTTTGCATAATTCATGTGATCATGTCATCCTGTCTCTTTCACTTATTTCATATGACTGGGCTTGTGGTTTTTCATCAAACATCAGCTGGGTTTGAATCATGGTGTTATATATTATCATCCAttcagagacaaacacaaattcattttctaatcatttattttataatttaaacaaatcaaaacattaCAGCACATTTTCCAGGTCCTTCATTAAAGAGGTTGCAACAGTAACATATCTTGTAAACTTGCAGCAAGTCAGTGCATACACAGTAAATAAAGACTTTGATTTAGAATTaattgaaataaacagaataTATTAATATACTTCATTGATAAACAATAACCTACTttcaatagaaaataaataaaactattgTGCTAAGCTGTAAAACACTCAGTGACCGCAATCAGCTGAGTGTCTATGAGGTATACATGAGGTTTGCATAAACAGAACATCACCTTTAAATAACCCCAAGAATCAACCCCTCCAGAGTGGAGGGCAATTTGGCATTTTGCTAAAATCTGAATGGTGGCACATTCATAGTCACATGGTTGACATCACTTCCAATGTCTCCTGATTTAATGACACCAACAGCTTCAGATTGTCTTTACATTCCTGGACCAGATTGTGGTTGTAGCTGCCATGACTCACAGACAGGAGATGGCTCTTCGCTGCCAAAGAGTCCACCTCAGCGCTCTCAGATGGTTGGACACATAGTTCATCCACCATCCGCTGGTCGTCCTGTGACTGGATGGGTACATGCTCAACAAGCCCTTCTTCAGTTTCCAGTAACTCACTGGCAAGCCTCAGTGCACAGCGAGCAGTCAAAGATGGTGGGTATTTGTTGAAAGCATAGTCTGCCAGACTCAGCTCGCACACCTTTCGTGCGAGGTTGCTGCACTGCCCGGATCTTTTTGTGTCTGGATTCATAACTGCAAACCTGTCACCACCTGTGTTCTCAGTCTCAAGCTGCGCAGCCTCACTGCAGTTGGTGTAATAGTCCAGGAAAAACGCAAGGGTGGGTGCAGCGAGGCGGAAGTTGAGACGCAGGAGGATGAGACACTCCAGGTTGCAGAGCTGCTCCTTGTTGAAGGCATCACAGCACAATGACAAGAGATGGCTGATCCGCGGTGAGCAAACCTCTACCTGGGTGACACAGAGAAAGGGAATGAGTTCAATGAAATCCCAAAGACACAATCTGTTCCTCGAGCACTGTTACTCAAAGATGCACCTGTTTACTGGCCAGCAGGAGCGCAGTTACACCCAGTAGCTGGAAGCAGTCGGCAGCTACCGGTGTGGATGCCATAAACCTGTCCATGATGTTCACTGCCAGGCAGCAGCACTCAAAGGACAGACGGAAATGTTTGTGCACAGGGATGAGCCAGCTGATGAGCTTACACCGAGCCTCTGCAGTCAGCTGCAAGTAAAACACAGACTCCATTAGTATAAGCAGCAGATACCTGGTAATAGAGGGAAAAAGATGGCATGTAATTGTCCTCTGTAGGCACATATAGAAATATGAAACATTTTCTGTAGCCTGctattgcattttttatttccaagtcattttattgaaaacatGCAGATATACTGAGATAGTGAAAACCATATGATTAGATTCAAAAGGTCATACTGGTGCCACAATAAATCATTAAACTATAAACTGTACCAGAAAATCTAACTATTCTGAAATATTGGCTGTGTCTTGAAGCACCAGCAGGCAATGTTACCTATAGGCTACTTGTCAATGCTAATATTTTTAGATTTCAGATGCTGCTTTCTTAAGTTGTGTAAAATTTGAAAAGCATTTTTGGTCCACAGTGTGTTAAAAATGAGCAGATAAGTGACCCAATTTATATGAAAATAGTTACACATATTGTGTATTTCCAGGAAGTTGGGTTTTGTTTCAAAAGTGTGTGCatgggtgtagatttcaggggggaatgcaggggacatgtcccctcaAAATGAATGAGGAACACGTGCCTTTGTCCTCCACACTAAAAACATAAATTAGcagaggatttttatttttacaaaaatatattaaaaccaCAAATAGATGCAGAAACATATCTCTATTCTGTGGTTTCCATTTAGTCCATCTGGCTACACTGAACCTGACTTAACACTGCATTAAGTGTCTTACTTGTGGCTGTCGGGCCAAGCTTTTGCAGGGATGAAACTGcgcctctttctccctctggaTCTTGAACCCGATGTCACCATACTGCAGGTACCAGCTGGAGAGCTGTCCTGCAGGAGGCTCGTCGGACCGGAGCGGGGACGCATCTAACCGAGCCGAGGATGAAATCGGGGAGGATCCCAAGTCTTCCTCAAAACCGGAGTCACTCAACTTGGACATGAGTGTCTGCTTCCTGTGCCGGGCAGTCTGCCGCTGCTGGGCCGGTGTGCGCGCTTCTGTTGGAGGAGATGCGCCGGTTGTCCGTCTCCGTTTGTAAACAGTCTCGGTGCCACATTCACCGGTCACAAATGACACCATCTCTGGTATCTCTCCCTGGAGCCTGGACTGGCTGTGTATTACTGAAGCCAGGTgcttcacagcagcagcagcagcagcagcagcagtctccTGGATGGTGAGGAGGGGAGTTCCGTCTGGTTGGGCCCACGTCAGTTTTCCCGGGGTCGTCCCCGCTCCTACAGCGCACCTTTCTCCCGTTGCCCCGGCAACCGAGGCCAAACAATTACTTGTCCCAAGTAGGAATTAATTATCCGAAACCTTGAACCATATGTCAGGCTATATTTTGCTGCCTATTGTTTcgctaaagaaaataataaatccTTACAAAAAGAATGTGCCTGAAAAGCTTTACATGTGAAAAGTAGCCTGGAAACACTAATTTCAATCTGCTTTAcatcc from Epinephelus moara isolate mb chromosome 8, YSFRI_EMoa_1.0, whole genome shotgun sequence includes these protein-coding regions:
- the LOC126394361 gene encoding cyclin-O gives rise to the protein MVSFVTGECGTETVYKRRRTTGASPPTEARTPAQQRQTARHRKQTLMSKLSDSGFEEDLGSSPISSSARLDASPLRSDEPPAGQLSSWYLQYGDIGFKIQREKEAQFHPCKSLARQPQLTAEARCKLISWLIPVHKHFRLSFECCCLAVNIMDRFMASTPVAADCFQLLGVTALLLASKQVEVCSPRISHLLSLCCDAFNKEQLCNLECLILLRLNFRLAAPTLAFFLDYYTNCSEAAQLETENTGGDRFAVMNPDTKRSGQCSNLARKVCELSLADYAFNKYPPSLTARCALRLASELLETEEGLVEHVPIQSQDDQRMVDELCVQPSESAEVDSLAAKSHLLSVSHGSYNHNLVQECKDNLKLLVSLNQETLEVMSTM